The DNA window AAGAGCCATGACACCGTTCCTACCATCTCCATCCCTGGCTTTTATTGAAGGGCTCGAAAAAGCCGCCGCCACGCTTTCCGGCTGGGTATGGAGCCTCCCCCTCATCATCCTGCTGTTCGGCACCCATCTTTTCCTCACCATCCGACTCGGTTTCATCCAGCGCTACATCCCCCGCGGAATCAAACTCTCCCTCAAAAAAGACAAAGACTGCGAAGGCGACGTCTCCCAGTTCGGCGCCCTCACCACCGCCATGGCCGCCACCATCGGCACCGGCAACATCGTCGGCGTCGCCACCGCCGTCGCCGCAGGCGGACCCGGCGCCGTTTTGTGGATGTGGCTTACCGGCGTTTTCGGCATCGCCACCAAATACGCCGAAGCCGTCCTCGCAGTAAAATACCGCGTGAAAATGCCCGACGGCACCTTCGCCGGTGGACCCATGTATGTCCTCGAACGCGGTCTTGGCATGAAATGGCTCGGCATCATCTTCGCCATCTTCACCATGATCGCCGGCTTCGGCATTGGCTGCATGACCCAAGCCAACAGCATCGTTGAAAACGTCCAGAGCTTCTTCCCCGCCGATCAATCCCGCACCGTCGCCTGGTCCCTCGGCATCGCCATGGCCATCCTCGTCGCCATCGTCATTATTGGCGGCGTCAAAAGCATCGCCCGTGTCTGCACCCTCCTCGTCCCCATCATGGCCATCGGCTACCTCTTCGGTTGCATCGCCATCCTGCTCATGAACTTCTCCGTCCTCGGCGACACCATCTCCCTCATATTCAGTTCCGCCTTCACCGGCCAGGCTGCCGTCGGCGGATTTCTCGGCGCCGGCATGAAAGAAGCCATGCGCATGGGCATCGCCCGCGGCCTCTTTTCCAACGAGTCCGGCATGGGCAGCGCCCCCATCGTCGCCGCCGCCGCCCAGACTAAAAACCCTGTCCGCCAGGCCCTCGTCAGTTCAACTGCCACTTTCTGGGACACCGTGGTCATCTGCGCCGTCACCGGACTTGTCATCGTCAGCAGCGGCCACTGGCAGGACGGCATCAAAGGCACCGCGCTCGCCCGCGTCGCCTTCGCCGAGCTCCACCCTTTCGCTCCATATATCCTCATCTTCGGACTCCTCACCTTCGTCTTCTCCACCATCCTCGGCTGGAGCTACTATGGCGAACGCGCCACCGAATACTTGTTCGGACAACGAGCCATCAAACCCTACCGCTTCCTCTGGGTGTTCGCCGTTTTCTACGGTTCGATCGCCACCCCCAAATTCGTCTGGGATTTCTCCGATGCCGCCAACGGACTCATGGCCATTCCCAACCTCATTTCGCTCCTTGCCCTCAGCGGCATCATCGTCGCCGAAACCCGCGCCCACCGTCACGAATTGACCGGAACAGATTAAGCATTTGATCGCACCAGAATATGCAGTTTCCGCTATGATCCTTGTTGCTCATTCGTTTCATAACAGCTCAATCCGCCCATGAAATCCAGTATC is part of the Phragmitibacter flavus genome and encodes:
- a CDS encoding alanine/glycine:cation symporter family protein; protein product: MEGLEKAAATLSGWVWSLPLIILLFGTHLFLTIRLGFIQRYIPRGIKLSLKKDKDCEGDVSQFGALTTAMAATIGTGNIVGVATAVAAGGPGAVLWMWLTGVFGIATKYAEAVLAVKYRVKMPDGTFAGGPMYVLERGLGMKWLGIIFAIFTMIAGFGIGCMTQANSIVENVQSFFPADQSRTVAWSLGIAMAILVAIVIIGGVKSIARVCTLLVPIMAIGYLFGCIAILLMNFSVLGDTISLIFSSAFTGQAAVGGFLGAGMKEAMRMGIARGLFSNESGMGSAPIVAAAAQTKNPVRQALVSSTATFWDTVVICAVTGLVIVSSGHWQDGIKGTALARVAFAELHPFAPYILIFGLLTFVFSTILGWSYYGERATEYLFGQRAIKPYRFLWVFAVFYGSIATPKFVWDFSDAANGLMAIPNLISLLALSGIIVAETRAHRHELTGTD